One Gossypium hirsutum isolate 1008001.06 chromosome A11, Gossypium_hirsutum_v2.1, whole genome shotgun sequence genomic window carries:
- the LOC121209740 gene encoding uncharacterized protein — MGSEEDKILERKMKGCKKTMNIFMACLWSFLVSLGGGLLLAWWEYQYHPTNRQLWMVPFGLILFFTPLIVWFAIFVSDILSLTPDVSQPAASIHHPEKLSKQKK; from the exons ATGGGTTCTGAAGAAGACAAGATATTAGAGAGGAAGATGAAGGGATGCAAAAAGACCATGAACATATTCATGGCTTGCTTATGGTCTTTTCTGGTGAGTTTGGGCGGAGGCCTGTTGTTGGCATGGTGGGAATACCAATATCATCCAACAAATAGGCAGCTTTGGATGGTACCCTTTGGTCTTATTCTGTTTTTTACTCCACTCATCGTTTGGTTCGCCATTTTCGTTTCTGATATCTTGAGTTTAACACCCGATGTATCCCAACCAGCTGCCTCTATTCATCATCCGGAAAAGCTGAGCAAGCAA AAGAAATGA